One window from the genome of Poecilia reticulata strain Guanapo linkage group LG9, Guppy_female_1.0+MT, whole genome shotgun sequence encodes:
- the LOC103470698 gene encoding glutathione S-transferase theta-1-like, translating into MEIYLDLVSPPCRAVYLFAEALKIPYAFKLVELSAGQQFTEEFGKLSVVRKVPVLKDGSFVLTESTAILQYLVQKHSVADHWFPAELQQRARVSEYLSWQHLNLRSHCSKVFLLRTLYPFVMGAEAPKDKMDAALGDMKQSLDLLEEKFLQDKPFIVGNKISVADLVAMVEIMQPLGAGVDALDGRPKLTAWRDRVKKELGVKLVDQAHEALLDSSGLQQKMQNNTELQKLKPVFLKYFR; encoded by the exons ATGGAGATCTATCTGGACCTGGTTTCCCCGCCGTGCCGCGCCGTCTACCTGTTCGCCGAGGCGCTCAAGATCCCTTACGCCTTCAAGCTGGTGGAGCTGTCAGCAG ggcAGCAGTTCACTGAGGAGTTTGGAAAACTCAGCGTGGTGAGGAAGGTTCCGGTTCTGAAGGACGGCAGCTTCGTCCTGACAGAGAG caCTGCGATCCTGCAGTACCTGGTGCAGAAACATTCGGTGGCAGATCACTGGTTTCCAGCGGAGCTGCAGCAGCGAGCTCGTGTTAGTGAATATTTATCCTGGCAGCACCTGAACCTCCGATCTCACTGCTCAAAGGTCTTCCTGCTCAGG ACTCTGTATCCGTTCGTCATGGGCGCCGAGGCCCCGAAGGACAAGATGGACGCCGCTCTGGGGGACATGAAGCAATCCCTCGACCTGCTGGAGGAGAAATTCCTGCAGGACAAGCCCTTCATCGTCGGGAACAAGATCTCTGTGGCGGATCTGGTGGCCATGGTGGAGATCATGCAG CCTCTGGGCGCCGGCGTGGACGCGCTGGACGGCCGGCCGAAGCTGACGGCCTGGAGGGATCGAGTGAAGAAGGAGCTGGGAGTGAAGCTGGTGGACCAGGCCCACGAGGCGCTGCTGGACTCCAGCGGCCTGCAGCAGAAGATGCAGAACAACACCGAGCTCCAGAAGCTCAAACCCGTGTTCCTCAAGTATTTCCGCTGA
- the LOC103470695 gene encoding myosin-7-like, which yields MAENMSSEGQERSLFLAQIRYLEEELDRFKLSNEDLDKQNQELISNYNQLEKDKRDKTERLKRFVAAKEKRMDELSEELQTRLLLGKRGRETLKQDHSVTKEQLLEQINKVQAEIELQAVTLEANEARIEELRPHVPNIESVEEELLKKKAEHDAFVSQLKRNSELACETLIQHFQDYKEHTENSEANRLLAMGRALHLEQTELAAFLVNEQASLKEQIAAIKTRQEHLRTVGRGLCGKLTHLSHLRNLNEQDVALLKKAFLELKDEKEESIKNQDATLIETEALSQQVSRAHQEYQQRVSDIQRLEKELEKETIRRRQLEGVKNEAAVILKHILEGKDSLPLAQWKILRLVEILDRAAPQNPEPAASSLRNKPRGVRKQLPSRNMNPSGSDPSGSV from the exons ATGGCGGAAAATATGAGCTCCGAGGGGCAAGAGAGGTCGTTATTTTTGGCTCAAATTCGGTAtttggaggaggagctggacag GTTTAAGCTCTCTAATGAAGACCTGGACAAGCAGAACCAAGAGCTGATCTCAAATTACAACCAGCTGGAGAAGGACAAGAGGGACAAGACCGAACGTTTGAAACGCTTTGTGGCGGCAAAAGAGAAGCGCATGGATGAGCTGAGCGAGGAGCTGCAGACGCGGCTCCTGCTGGGGAAACGAGGCCGAGAGACGCTGAAGCAGGACCACAGCGTCACGaaggagcagctgctggagcagaTAAACAAGGTTCAGGCGGAGATAGAGCTGCAGG CTGTGACCCTGGAGGCGAACGAGGCGCGCATCGAGGAGCTGAGGCCGCATGTGCCCAACATAGAGTCAGTAGAGGAGGAGCTTCTGAAGAAGAAAGCTGAGCACGACGCTTTTGTTTCCCAGCTGAAGAGGAACTCAGAGCTGGCGTGTGAAAC GCTGATCCAGCACTTCCAGGACTACAAGGAGCACACGGAGAACTCTGAAGCCAACAGGCTGCTGGCGATGGGCCGAGCGCTGCACCTGGAGCAGACCGAGCTCGCCGCCTTCCTGGTGAACGAGCAGGcgagtctgaaggagcagatcGCTGCCATCAAGACGAGACAGGAGCACCTTCGCACCGTCGGCCGGGGGCTGTGCGGGAAACTCACCCACCTGAGCCACCTGAGGAACCTCAACGAGCAG GACGTGGCGCTTCTTAAGAAGGCGTTCCTGGAGCTCAAGGacgaaaaagaagaaagcatcAAGAACCAGGACGCCACTCTGATTGAGACTGAAGCTCTCAG CCAGCAGGTCAGCAGAGCGCATCAGGAGTACCAGCAGAGAGTGAGCGACATCCAGCGCCTGgagaaggagctggagaaggagacGATCAGGAGGAGGCAGCTGGAGGGCGTGAAGAACGAAGCAGCGGTCATCCTGAAGCACATCCTGGAG GGAAAGGACAGCCTGCCTCTGGCTCAGTGGAAGATCCTGAGGCTGGTGGAGATCCTGGACCGAGCAGCGCCGCAGAACCCCGAGCCGGCCGCCAGCAGCCTCCGCAATAAGCCCAGAGGAGTCCGGAAACAGCTCCCCTCCAG GAATATGAACCCGTCTGGTTCCGACCCGTCTGGCTCCGTCTGA